Proteins from one Faecalibacterium sp. I3-3-33 genomic window:
- a CDS encoding Ice-structuring protein, whose amino-acid sequence MKNTITPEEHARIKRRRWRQTLGLLITVLVLIGFITVLRAGVGLVANLFDDTAQKQEYEDKLEGLVLFDPMPFDGIENINDLTLREAAVWGCVYSIQETQGGFDNYNTDPETEQLLLPSVEVDAYLAKLLGPGFKLTHRSFDMEDMTVEFDETTQCYKIPITGTVGYYRATVVKLFKRSGKLHVTVGYIPTASADDSIINPSSDTPTKYMDYLFERQSGSWYLTGLTESETKPESAASSAAAQPEPMAESDVQDAILATAGDSAAADSAAASAVQPEAQAEAGADSAVAESPAAEDAASTAA is encoded by the coding sequence ATGAAAAACACGATCACCCCGGAAGAACACGCCCGGATCAAGCGCCGCCGCTGGCGGCAGACCTTAGGTCTGCTGATCACGGTGCTGGTGCTCATCGGGTTTATTACGGTGCTGCGGGCCGGTGTGGGCCTTGTGGCAAACCTGTTTGACGATACCGCACAAAAGCAGGAATACGAGGACAAGCTGGAGGGTCTGGTATTGTTCGACCCCATGCCCTTTGACGGCATTGAGAACATCAATGACCTGACCCTGCGGGAAGCAGCCGTGTGGGGCTGTGTGTACAGCATTCAGGAGACGCAGGGCGGCTTTGATAACTACAATACCGACCCCGAGACCGAGCAGCTGCTGCTGCCCTCGGTGGAAGTGGATGCCTATCTGGCAAAGCTGCTGGGCCCCGGCTTCAAGCTGACCCACCGCAGCTTTGACATGGAGGATATGACCGTCGAGTTTGACGAGACCACCCAGTGCTACAAGATCCCCATCACCGGTACGGTGGGCTACTACCGCGCCACCGTGGTCAAGCTGTTCAAGCGCAGCGGCAAGCTGCACGTCACTGTGGGCTATATCCCCACCGCCAGCGCGGACGACAGCATCATCAACCCCTCCTCGGACACCCCCACCAAGTATATGGACTACCTGTTCGAGCGCCAGAGCGGCAGCTGGTATCTGACCGGCCTGACCGAGAGCGAGACCAAGCCCGAAAGCGCCGCAAGCTCCGCTGCCGCACAGCCGGAGCCCATGGCGGAAAGCGATGTGCAGGACGCCATTCTGGCTACTGCCGGAGATTCCGCTGCGGCAGATTCGGCTGCTGCCTCGGCTGTGCAGCCGGAGGCACAGGCTGAAGCGGGCGCGGACAGCGCCGTGGCAGAATCTCCTGCCGCTGAGGATGCCGCCAGCACCGCAGCGTAA
- the polA gene encoding DNA polymerase I translates to MRLLVIDGNSIANRAFYGIKLLTTKDGRYTNAIYGFLNILLSLLKECQPDEVAVAFDLKAPTFRHKMYDGYKATRHAMPEELAQQMPVLKQLLADLGYRTVTAEGWEADDILGTLAAACAARKDDCFLATGDRDSLQLVSETTTVLLAATVMGRSKTVVMDEDAIQEKYGLAPKQLIEVKSLMGDTSDNIPGVKGIGEKTALSLVQAFGSLEGVYQNIDDKRIKPKQREHLLEDKPMAELSHTLGTIRTDAPIDTAEGSYTVGEGNKPAAVRLLQELEIHSLIPRFGLDGVAPEAAAEEQAVELPEADLAPLPLTPAGHYLVAARPAVTGKQGTRNVVLQPESWYAVQDTTVYPLEDTDLLRLLDNADVTLDVFNSAPLYAKAMAAGGWGSSIVWDGKLAAYLLDASASKYQISELIPAYKAAAAFTCTDYPDAGRLADLFARMKAEITACGEDALYNEIEFPLAQVLADMTRTGVLVDKDGIEQFGVKLREELEQVLTRIHMETGSATFNPNSPKQLGEMLFDTMGLPHGKKTQRGWSTDAETLESLREYPLVEDVLQYRAYQKLNSTYVEGLLKVIGEDGRIHSTFNQTEARTGRLSSDNPNLQNIPIRTELGSQLRAYFIAKPGCVLVDADYSQIELRILAHITGDEHMQQAFLNGEDIHRSTAAKIYGIPQSEVTPRLRSSAKAINFGIMYGKGAYSLSKDIGVTVKEADAFLKNYLAAFPSVSGYMDKTIADAKANGYVSTLFGRRRTLPELASTNFNVRASGERMARNTPIQGTAADVIKLAMVRVWKRLRDEKMASRLILTVHDELIVEAPEAEAEQAARILREEMEGCVQYAVPLSTDVHAGKNWLEAH, encoded by the coding sequence ATGCGTTTACTGGTCATTGACGGCAACAGCATTGCCAACCGCGCTTTTTACGGCATCAAGCTGCTGACCACCAAGGACGGACGTTATACCAACGCCATCTATGGCTTTTTGAACATTCTGCTCTCCCTGCTCAAGGAGTGCCAGCCGGACGAGGTGGCCGTAGCTTTTGACCTGAAAGCCCCCACCTTCCGGCATAAAATGTACGATGGCTACAAGGCCACCCGCCACGCCATGCCCGAGGAGCTGGCGCAGCAGATGCCGGTGCTCAAGCAGCTGCTGGCAGACCTTGGCTACCGCACCGTTACCGCCGAGGGCTGGGAAGCGGACGATATTCTGGGCACGCTGGCTGCTGCCTGCGCCGCCCGCAAGGACGATTGCTTCCTTGCCACCGGAGACCGCGACAGCCTGCAGCTGGTGAGCGAGACCACCACCGTGCTGCTGGCTGCCACCGTAATGGGCCGCAGCAAGACCGTGGTGATGGACGAGGACGCCATTCAGGAAAAATACGGCCTTGCACCCAAGCAGCTCATTGAGGTGAAGAGCCTGATGGGCGACACCTCGGATAACATCCCCGGCGTGAAGGGCATCGGCGAAAAGACCGCGCTCTCTCTGGTGCAGGCCTTCGGCTCGCTGGAGGGCGTGTACCAGAACATTGACGACAAGCGCATCAAGCCCAAGCAGCGGGAGCACTTGTTAGAGGACAAGCCCATGGCTGAGCTGAGCCACACACTGGGCACCATCCGCACCGATGCCCCCATCGACACTGCCGAGGGTTCCTATACCGTAGGTGAGGGCAACAAGCCCGCCGCCGTGCGGCTTTTGCAGGAATTGGAGATCCACTCCCTGATCCCCCGGTTCGGGCTGGACGGCGTAGCGCCGGAAGCAGCCGCCGAGGAGCAGGCCGTAGAGCTGCCGGAAGCCGACCTCGCTCCCCTGCCCCTGACCCCCGCCGGGCACTATCTGGTGGCCGCCCGCCCCGCCGTTACCGGCAAACAGGGCACCCGCAACGTGGTATTGCAGCCGGAAAGCTGGTACGCCGTGCAGGACACCACCGTCTACCCGCTGGAGGATACCGACCTGCTGCGGCTGCTGGACAATGCCGATGTGACGCTGGATGTGTTCAACTCTGCACCCCTGTACGCCAAGGCCATGGCTGCCGGCGGCTGGGGCAGCAGCATCGTCTGGGACGGCAAGCTGGCCGCCTATCTGCTGGACGCTTCTGCCTCCAAGTACCAGATCAGCGAGCTGATCCCCGCTTACAAGGCCGCTGCCGCCTTTACCTGCACCGATTACCCGGACGCCGGGCGGCTGGCCGACCTGTTTGCCCGGATGAAGGCCGAGATCACCGCCTGCGGCGAGGATGCGTTGTACAACGAGATCGAGTTCCCGCTGGCACAGGTGCTGGCCGACATGACCCGCACCGGCGTGCTGGTGGACAAAGACGGCATCGAGCAGTTCGGCGTAAAACTGCGGGAGGAGCTGGAGCAGGTGCTGACCCGCATCCATATGGAGACCGGCAGCGCTACCTTCAACCCCAACAGCCCCAAACAGCTGGGTGAGATGCTGTTCGACACCATGGGTCTGCCCCACGGCAAAAAGACCCAGCGCGGCTGGTCCACCGATGCCGAAACGCTGGAAAGCCTGCGCGAGTACCCGCTGGTGGAGGACGTTTTGCAGTACCGCGCCTACCAGAAGCTGAACTCCACCTATGTGGAGGGTCTGCTCAAGGTCATCGGCGAGGACGGACGTATCCACTCCACCTTCAACCAGACCGAAGCCCGCACCGGACGGCTCTCTTCCGATAATCCCAACCTGCAGAACATCCCCATCCGCACCGAGCTGGGCAGCCAGCTGCGCGCCTACTTTATCGCAAAGCCGGGCTGTGTGCTGGTGGACGCGGATTACAGCCAGATCGAGCTGCGCATTCTGGCGCACATCACCGGGGACGAACACATGCAGCAGGCCTTTTTGAACGGTGAGGATATTCACCGCAGCACCGCCGCCAAGATCTACGGCATCCCGCAGAGCGAGGTAACGCCCCGGCTGCGCTCCTCTGCCAAGGCCATCAACTTTGGCATCATGTACGGCAAGGGCGCGTACAGCCTTTCCAAGGATATCGGCGTGACCGTGAAGGAGGCAGACGCCTTCCTCAAGAACTATCTGGCGGCCTTTCCCAGCGTGAGCGGCTATATGGACAAGACCATTGCGGATGCCAAGGCAAACGGCTATGTGTCCACCCTGTTCGGCCGCCGCCGCACCCTGCCGGAGCTGGCCAGCACCAACTTCAATGTGCGCGCCAGCGGCGAGCGCATGGCACGCAACACCCCCATTCAGGGCACCGCTGCGGATGTGATCAAGCTGGCCATGGTGCGGGTGTGGAAGCGCCTGCGGGACGAAAAGATGGCAAGCCGCCTGATCCTGACCGTCCACGATGAACTGATCGTGGAGGCCCCGGAGGCGGAGGCCGAGCAGGCTGCCCGCATCCTGCGGGAGGAAATGGAAGGCTGCGTGCAGTACGCGGTGCCCCTGAGCACCGATGTGCACGCAGGCAAAAACTGGCTGGAGGCACACTAA
- a CDS encoding DUF4358 domain-containing protein produces MKKFIAALLAGLTLFTLVGCSGGSKADSSTPKDYSQIIHDARSDEDNEYDMIFTKGEDGKFTAIDGYSAEYEADQLNEEIRDILMPLLNLEDGQYTTFAASISSMMVRSYAVAIVKPAEGKTDEVKAALEAYVASEQQSMEHYLEDQYLVAKAATVTVAPTGEVVLVCAEDHDTILTNIEKALAA; encoded by the coding sequence ATGAAAAAATTCATCGCCGCCCTGCTGGCAGGGCTGACCCTGTTTACTTTGGTGGGCTGCTCCGGCGGCAGCAAGGCCGACAGCTCCACCCCCAAGGACTACTCCCAGATCATCCACGATGCCCGCAGCGACGAGGACAACGAGTACGATATGATCTTTACCAAGGGCGAGGACGGCAAGTTTACCGCCATCGATGGTTACAGCGCCGAGTACGAGGCTGACCAGCTGAACGAGGAGATCCGGGACATCCTGATGCCTCTGCTGAATTTGGAGGACGGCCAGTACACCACCTTTGCCGCCAGCATTTCCAGCATGATGGTGCGCAGCTACGCTGTTGCCATCGTGAAGCCTGCCGAGGGCAAGACCGATGAAGTAAAGGCCGCACTGGAAGCCTATGTTGCCAGCGAGCAGCAGTCCATGGAGCACTATCTGGAGGATCAGTACCTCGTGGCTAAGGCTGCCACCGTCACCGTAGCCCCCACCGGCGAGGTGGTTCTGGTCTGCGCCGAGGATCACGACACCATTCTGACCAATATCGAAAAGGCTCTGGCCGCATAA
- a CDS encoding glycosyltransferase family 2 protein, producing the protein MSKATIVIPNINGKGWLKDSIESIYAQTEQDFDLIVVDNGSTDESLAQARSYCTRPNFTLIENGRNTGFSYAVNQGIARAQSKYVVLFNNDAFAEPQWLAELLRTADADPKIFAVQSLMIRHFERELADDAGDYVTWMGFACKTGDGRRASRYTKQKRIFSACGGAALYRKSILDEIGGFDEHFFAYFEDVDLSWRANNAGYKNVLCPTAKCYHICGASTGAVRYNAFKSQQSGRNSILLPLKNEPLLMLVLNFIPLALGYLLKCYKFHKQGFGEAWDKGMHEAFALLKAGKLGKRPFRLKDLPNYILMELWMIWNMVPYLWYRLVVVRFDLK; encoded by the coding sequence ATGAGCAAAGCAACCATCGTCATCCCAAATATCAACGGCAAGGGCTGGCTGAAGGACTCCATCGAGTCCATCTACGCCCAGACCGAGCAGGATTTTGACCTGATCGTGGTGGACAACGGTTCCACCGACGAAAGTCTTGCGCAGGCGCGCAGCTACTGCACCCGCCCCAACTTCACCCTGATCGAAAACGGACGCAACACCGGTTTTTCATACGCGGTCAATCAGGGCATTGCTCGGGCGCAGAGCAAATATGTGGTGCTGTTCAACAACGACGCCTTTGCCGAGCCGCAGTGGCTGGCCGAGCTTTTGCGCACCGCCGATGCCGATCCCAAAATTTTTGCGGTGCAAAGCCTGATGATCCGGCACTTTGAGCGGGAACTGGCCGATGATGCCGGGGACTATGTAACATGGATGGGCTTTGCCTGCAAGACCGGCGATGGCCGCCGCGCCAGCCGCTACACCAAGCAAAAGCGTATCTTCTCGGCCTGCGGCGGCGCAGCGCTGTACCGCAAAAGCATTCTGGACGAGATCGGCGGCTTTGACGAGCACTTTTTTGCCTACTTTGAGGACGTAGACCTGAGCTGGCGCGCCAATAATGCCGGTTACAAAAATGTGCTCTGCCCCACTGCCAAGTGCTACCACATCTGCGGTGCCAGCACCGGTGCTGTGCGCTACAACGCCTTTAAAAGCCAGCAGAGCGGCCGCAACAGCATTCTGCTGCCGCTCAAAAACGAACCGCTGCTGATGCTGGTACTCAACTTTATCCCGCTGGCGCTGGGCTATCTGCTCAAGTGCTACAAGTTCCACAAGCAGGGCTTTGGCGAGGCTTGGGACAAGGGCATGCACGAAGCCTTTGCCCTGCTCAAAGCGGGCAAGTTGGGCAAGCGTCCCTTCCGCCTGAAAGACCTGCCCAACTACATCCTGATGGAACTGTGGATGATCTGGAACATGGTGCCCTACCTGTGGTATCGGCTGGTAGTTGTCAGGTTTGATTTAAAATAA
- a CDS encoding ferredoxin, with translation MNAFVDPELCIGCTQCAGLCPAVFHMEGVLAVAEPGPIPPEEVPQAVTAAQSCPVSAIRIEE, from the coding sequence ATGAACGCATTCGTAGACCCTGAACTGTGCATCGGCTGTACCCAGTGCGCCGGGCTGTGCCCCGCAGTGTTCCACATGGAGGGCGTTCTGGCTGTGGCAGAGCCCGGCCCCATCCCGCCGGAGGAGGTGCCACAGGCCGTCACCGCAGCCCAGAGCTGCCCGGTAAGCGCCATCCGCATCGAGGAGTAA
- a CDS encoding NAD(P)H-hydrate dehydratase encodes MAVEITEEFVWQSIPRRARDSHKGTFGSVLAVAGSAFYRGAALLAAEGALRTGAGIVTLASVEPVVSAAVTRLPECCLCPCKEGAQGGIAPENMPLLRRQKATVLLLGPGLGSTAQSAARAAETRTLVQQLLPGFAGAAVLDADGLNAAAQLLAEGKPFPHPAGELVVTPHPGEMARLTGLSAAALAADREGIALRYAKAWNAVVVLKGARTVVASPDGRVCVNPTGNPGLARGGSGDVLAGMLAALLACGLPAYQAAACAVYLHGAAADRAAAKRGEYGMLPHDILPELGALFAENQR; translated from the coding sequence ATGGCTGTGGAAATTACCGAAGAATTTGTCTGGCAAAGCATCCCGCGCCGCGCCCGGGACAGCCATAAGGGCACCTTTGGCAGCGTGCTGGCAGTGGCGGGCAGTGCCTTTTACCGGGGCGCTGCCCTGCTGGCAGCTGAGGGCGCACTGCGCACCGGGGCGGGCATCGTTACCCTTGCCAGTGTCGAGCCGGTGGTCAGCGCCGCCGTCACACGCCTGCCGGAGTGCTGCCTGTGCCCCTGTAAGGAGGGCGCACAGGGCGGCATTGCACCGGAAAATATGCCGCTGCTCCGGCGGCAGAAGGCTACCGTGCTGCTGCTGGGCCCCGGTCTTGGCAGCACAGCGCAAAGCGCTGCCCGGGCAGCCGAGACCCGCACGCTGGTGCAGCAGCTTCTGCCCGGCTTTGCGGGCGCTGCGGTGCTGGACGCCGACGGTCTGAACGCCGCCGCGCAGCTGCTGGCCGAGGGCAAGCCCTTCCCGCACCCGGCGGGGGAGCTGGTGGTCACCCCGCACCCCGGTGAGATGGCGCGCCTGACCGGGCTTTCGGCAGCAGCGCTTGCCGCCGACCGGGAGGGCATCGCCCTGCGGTATGCCAAGGCGTGGAACGCCGTGGTGGTGCTGAAGGGTGCACGCACCGTGGTGGCAAGCCCGGACGGGCGGGTGTGCGTGAACCCCACCGGCAACCCGGGGCTTGCCCGGGGCGGCAGCGGGGATGTACTGGCGGGCATGCTGGCAGCGCTGCTGGCCTGCGGTCTGCCCGCCTATCAAGCCGCCGCCTGCGCGGTATATCTGCACGGTGCCGCCGCCGACCGTGCCGCCGCAAAGCGCGGCGAGTACGGGATGCTGCCTCATGATATCCTGCCGGAGCTGGGCGCACTGTTTGCGGAAAACCAAAGATAA
- the hflX gene encoding GTPase HflX, with translation MSELYDILTETPPAKVVLLALDQGLWDCERSLAELSALCEANHMEAVAQITQKRQTPETGIVLGSGKLEEASLAAQTLGAECAVFDGELTGSQIRNISNALGGLEVIDRTMLILEIFRSRAVTNEGKLQTELALLRYRLPRLQGMGEALSRQGGGGGGGGGARRGAGETKLELDRRHVHARIDALAEKLAEMEKRRGESRKARAKTGMPVVSLVGYTNVGKSSLMNALCGPSVAEADMLFATLDPTSRKLVLPSGMAVLLVDTVGFVSRLPHNLVEAFKSTLEEAAWSDVIIRVADAGDDQREEQLSVTDEVLDGLDCADIPRLTVYNKCDKPNTLSFDPDILLTSAKTGYGLDKLLQKLDEVLSDRVHTIRVLLPYDKLGLAAPMRERGSVQVEEYREDGLYLEGIVKTEDLHCFEGYLV, from the coding sequence TTGAGCGAGCTTTATGATATTCTGACCGAGACCCCTCCCGCAAAGGTGGTGCTGCTGGCACTGGATCAGGGGCTTTGGGACTGCGAGCGCAGTCTGGCAGAGCTTTCTGCCCTGTGCGAGGCCAACCACATGGAGGCCGTGGCGCAGATCACCCAGAAGCGCCAGACCCCGGAGACCGGCATCGTGCTGGGCAGCGGCAAGCTGGAGGAGGCATCCCTTGCCGCCCAGACGCTGGGCGCGGAGTGCGCTGTGTTTGACGGAGAGCTGACCGGCAGCCAGATCCGCAACATCTCCAACGCGCTGGGCGGCTTGGAGGTCATCGACCGCACCATGCTGATTTTGGAAATTTTCCGCAGCCGCGCCGTAACCAACGAGGGCAAATTGCAGACCGAACTGGCGCTGCTGCGCTACCGTCTGCCCCGCCTGCAGGGCATGGGCGAGGCGTTGAGCCGTCAGGGCGGCGGCGGTGGCGGTGGCGGCGGTGCCCGCCGCGGTGCCGGTGAGACCAAGCTGGAGTTGGACCGCCGCCATGTGCACGCCCGCATTGATGCGCTGGCCGAGAAGCTGGCCGAGATGGAAAAGCGCCGGGGCGAGAGCCGCAAGGCCCGCGCCAAGACCGGGATGCCTGTGGTAAGCCTTGTTGGCTACACCAACGTGGGCAAATCCAGCCTGATGAACGCCCTGTGCGGCCCCAGCGTAGCCGAAGCCGATATGCTGTTTGCTACACTGGACCCCACCAGCCGCAAGCTGGTGCTGCCCAGCGGCATGGCGGTGCTGCTGGTGGACACGGTCGGCTTTGTGTCCCGCCTGCCCCACAATCTGGTGGAAGCCTTCAAGTCCACCTTGGAGGAAGCCGCATGGTCGGATGTGATCATCCGGGTCGCAGACGCCGGGGACGACCAGCGCGAGGAACAGCTGTCTGTCACCGACGAAGTGCTGGACGGGCTGGACTGCGCCGATATCCCTCGCCTGACCGTTTACAACAAGTGCGACAAGCCCAACACCCTGAGCTTTGACCCCGATATCCTGCTGACCAGCGCCAAGACCGGCTACGGACTGGACAAGCTGCTGCAAAAGCTGGACGAGGTGCTCAGCGACAGGGTGCACACCATCCGGGTGCTGCTGCCCTACGACAAGCTGGGGCTTGCTGCCCCCATGCGGGAGCGTGGCAGCGTGCAGGTGGAGGAATACCGGGAGGACGGGCTGTATCTGGAAGGCATCGTCAAGACCGAGGACCTGCACTGCTTTGAGGGCTATCTGGTCTGA
- a CDS encoding arsenate reductase family protein: MNIQIFGTSKCFDTKKAQRYFKERGIKFQMIDLKEKGMSRGEFDNVARALGGWEKLVDPAAKDKQTLALLDALVDWQKEDKLFENQQLFKTPIVRNGRKATVGYQPEIWKDWE; this comes from the coding sequence ATGAATATCCAGATCTTTGGCACGAGCAAGTGCTTTGATACCAAAAAGGCGCAGCGCTATTTCAAGGAGCGCGGCATAAAGTTCCAGATGATCGACCTGAAGGAAAAGGGCATGAGCCGGGGCGAGTTTGATAACGTGGCGCGCGCCTTGGGCGGCTGGGAAAAGCTGGTTGACCCGGCGGCAAAAGACAAGCAGACCCTTGCGCTGCTGGATGCGCTGGTGGACTGGCAGAAGGAGGACAAGCTGTTTGAAAACCAGCAGCTGTTCAAGACCCCCATCGTGCGCAACGGACGCAAGGCCACCGTGGGCTACCAGCCCGAGATATGGAAGGACTGGGAATAA
- a CDS encoding Lrp/AsnC family transcriptional regulator, with the protein MDDLDRKILTLLAKNARMPVKEIAEQVSLTSPAVSSRIHKLETDGIISGYTVTLNRPADRMYVDALISLSVAPSKQDAFLELLQNSREVLQCYHVTGAYTFLVKVSCGSMAQLEHLILQFQKLGTTSTQIILSTPVNHGDLDALML; encoded by the coding sequence ATGGACGATCTTGACCGCAAAATCCTCACCCTTCTGGCCAAAAACGCACGGATGCCCGTCAAAGAAATTGCGGAGCAGGTGTCACTTACCAGTCCGGCAGTCTCCAGCCGTATCCATAAGCTGGAAACGGACGGCATCATCAGCGGCTATACCGTTACGCTGAACCGTCCGGCAGACCGGATGTATGTGGATGCGCTCATCAGCCTTTCGGTGGCCCCCTCCAAGCAGGATGCTTTTCTGGAGCTGCTGCAAAACAGCCGCGAGGTGCTGCAATGCTACCACGTTACCGGTGCGTACACCTTTCTGGTCAAGGTCAGCTGCGGCAGCATGGCGCAGCTGGAGCATCTGATCCTGCAGTTCCAGAAGCTGGGCACCACCAGCACCCAGATCATTCTGTCCACGCCGGTGAACCATGGCGATCTGGACGCTTTGATGCTGTAA
- a CDS encoding nitroreductase family protein — protein MTERNPILQSLFDRKSVRVYEEKPIPAEMKQAILEAAAQAPSAGCQQLYTILDITDPALKEALAESCDHQPFIAKAPLVLVFCADCKKWYDAYLEVGCTPRTPGVGDLMLAVTDAAIAAQNAVVAAESFGIGSCYIGDIMENCETQRSLLHLPDYVFPAVMLVFGWPTQQQKDRVKPQRCAMEHIVHENGYRTMDGAELRDTFGYKAGNAPFDQWCTAFCNRKYNSDFSKEMTRSVEEYLGQFR, from the coding sequence ATGACCGAGCGCAATCCTATCCTGCAAAGCCTGTTCGACCGCAAGTCGGTGCGGGTGTATGAAGAAAAGCCCATCCCTGCCGAGATGAAGCAGGCCATTTTAGAAGCTGCCGCACAGGCGCCCTCTGCGGGCTGTCAGCAGCTGTACACCATTTTAGACATCACCGACCCGGCGCTGAAGGAAGCGCTGGCCGAAAGCTGTGACCACCAGCCCTTTATTGCCAAAGCACCACTGGTGTTGGTGTTCTGCGCCGACTGCAAAAAGTGGTACGATGCCTACTTAGAAGTCGGCTGTACGCCCCGCACCCCGGGTGTGGGCGATCTGATGCTGGCAGTCACAGACGCCGCCATTGCCGCCCAGAACGCCGTAGTTGCCGCCGAAAGCTTTGGCATCGGCTCGTGCTACATCGGGGATATCATGGAAAACTGCGAAACCCAGCGCAGCCTGCTGCACCTGCCGGACTATGTGTTCCCGGCGGTAATGCTGGTGTTCGGCTGGCCCACCCAGCAGCAGAAAGACCGCGTAAAGCCCCAGCGCTGCGCCATGGAGCATATCGTGCACGAAAACGGTTACCGCACCATGGACGGCGCAGAGCTGCGGGATACTTTTGGCTACAAGGCCGGTAACGCGCCCTTTGACCAGTGGTGCACCGCTTTTTGCAACCGCAAGTATAACTCCGATTTTTCCAAGGAGATGACCCGCTCGGTGGAGGAATACCTCGGCCAGTTCCGGTGA
- the tsaD gene encoding tRNA (adenosine(37)-N6)-threonylcarbamoyltransferase complex transferase subunit TsaD, with product MIILGIESTCDETAAALVEDGRHLLSNVISTSVKEQALYGGVVPEIASRRHCEFISATVKKALLDAGKTIEDVDAVAVTFAPGLIGAVLVGVNFAKGLAYSANKPLVPVHHLRGHIAALYLTHPELKPPFLCLVASGGHSHIVEVQDYTHYHILGHTVDDAAGEAFDKVARTLGLPYPGGPSVAAAAKTGDPKAYRLPVPHVEGKYNVSFSGLKTAVLNEVNKAQMKGEEVNVPDLAASFQERIAGILAEKLLLAAADTGAKQVCLAGGVAANGRLRQLVNDGAQKLGAKVYLPELKFCGDNGAMIAAQGYYQYIAGHTAGLELNGLPTLPIDYE from the coding sequence ATGATTATTCTCGGAATCGAGTCTACCTGTGACGAAACTGCCGCCGCGCTGGTGGAGGACGGACGGCATCTGCTGAGCAACGTCATCTCCACCAGCGTCAAGGAGCAGGCGTTGTACGGCGGCGTTGTACCGGAGATCGCCAGCCGCCGCCACTGCGAGTTCATCAGTGCTACGGTCAAAAAGGCTCTGCTGGACGCCGGTAAGACCATAGAGGACGTGGACGCCGTGGCTGTTACCTTTGCGCCGGGGCTCATCGGCGCGGTGCTGGTGGGCGTAAACTTTGCAAAAGGTCTGGCCTACTCGGCGAACAAGCCGCTGGTGCCTGTGCACCATCTGCGGGGACACATCGCCGCGCTCTACCTGACCCACCCGGAGCTCAAGCCGCCCTTTTTGTGTCTGGTGGCCTCCGGCGGGCACAGCCATATCGTAGAAGTGCAGGACTACACCCACTACCACATTCTAGGTCATACCGTGGACGATGCTGCGGGCGAAGCCTTTGACAAGGTAGCCCGCACGCTGGGTCTGCCTTACCCCGGCGGCCCCAGCGTAGCCGCTGCCGCCAAGACAGGCGACCCCAAGGCCTACCGCCTGCCGGTGCCCCATGTGGAGGGCAAATACAACGTGAGCTTTTCCGGCTTAAAGACCGCCGTGCTCAACGAGGTAAACAAGGCGCAGATGAAGGGCGAGGAAGTGAATGTCCCCGACCTTGCCGCCAGCTTTCAGGAGCGCATCGCGGGCATTCTGGCCGAAAAGCTGCTGCTTGCCGCTGCCGATACCGGGGCAAAACAGGTGTGCCTTGCCGGTGGCGTAGCCGCCAACGGTCGTCTGCGCCAGCTGGTAAATGACGGTGCCCAGAAGCTGGGCGCCAAGGTCTACCTGCCGGAACTGAAGTTCTGCGGCGACAATGGCGCGATGATCGCGGCACAGGGCTACTACCAGTACATTGCCGGGCACACCGCCGGGCTGGAGCTGAACGGCCTGCCCACCCTGCCCATCGACTACGAATAA